The sequence below is a genomic window from Ruminococcus albus AD2013.
TTTTTTGCCTGGTCTTTTTCAGAAAAAGGAACTTGCAAATAAATTCTTTCCATCAGATCACTCTCAAAAATTTATTTAGTTTATAGTTAGGGTGTCGGGATTCGAACCCGAGATGAAGGAGTCAAAGTCCTTTGCCTTACCGCTTGGCGACACCCTAATAACTGATTTAAAATAACAAACAAAGGGGAGATCTATGATCCCCCTTTTGTTATTTCCACGCTGATACCGTTAAATCACAGTATCTCCTTTGTATGTGTAGCGTGAGATACACCTTATAAAGGAGGCTTTTGATGATTCTCATAAAGCCAACGCGCAGACGGTGAGATTCGAACTCACAAATTCCGTATAACGTCTGCATACAAGCCTCTTTTACAATAGTTATGTATTGTATCAGAGGCTTAAAAAAGGAGAAAATGAAAAAGCTTTTTACTTCTTGTTCTTAGCCTTTGCAACAGCTTCCTTAAGAGCCTGTCCAGCCTTGAACGCGGGAACCTTTCTTGCAGGAACATCAACAGGAGCCTTGGTAACAGGATTTAAAGCGACCTTAGCAGCTCTTTCCCTAACCTCGAATGTACCGAAGCCAACGAGAGTGACCTTCTCACCGTTCTCCAGAGCGCCTGCAATAGTATCAAGAACTGTTGTCAGTACCTTATCAGCTTCCTTCTTGGTATAACCGCCCTTCTCTGCGATAACATTGATAAGTTCTGCCTTATTCATTTTTCGTATCACTTCTTTCTATAATTTATTCAGACTAAAAGTCCGTAAGTGTGCCATCGGAGATTCGAACTCCGGACCCTTTGATTAAAAGTCAAATGCTCTGCCGACTGAGCTAATGGCACATGTACTGCAAAGGTATCTAAAAGCTGCCTTTGCAGCAAAAAATTTAGGAGTAAAAATGAGATGGAATCGTAGTTACGCAAGCTTTGTGATTTGTTTTACAGCGAAGGAAGATATCCTGTATCTTCCTTACAGCCATAAAACATCAATAGGGGTTAAAATGAAACATGAAATGTTTGAAAGTATACATATATATTATAGCAGATTTTTTTGAAAAAGTAAAATTATATATAGTAAAAAAATTATTTCACGTATACAATACCTCTGTACCACGAATCATACATCTGATTGATCGAACCAGCCATAGTCTGTTTTCTTACGATAGTAAGTCCCGAATTTATATCATCACAGACCAAATTTCCGTTTATATCTTTCAATGCTTTTTTATAAGGATCCGCGACAGCATAATATCCGTCATATTTTCCTGATCCATCACATTCTCCTGCTATGACCACATAATGGATAAAAGGATTTGCCGGGAGAAAATTTGCTGCAGCACGGATAGTATTGGAATAGCCATTGAAAGCTACATATCTCGAATTAAACAGCACAGAAGCCACTACAGTATGTCCTTCACTGAGAGCTTTGTCTATTTTATCTATTGTTTTATTATTGCTTTCATAATAGTTTACAACGGGTGAAACAGCAGTCTTCCCTTCCCTGTCGGCATATATCTGCATAAGCCTGAACATACCATTAAGGGTAGTGCCGTTCCCTCCGGCCTCACACCATTCAAAATTCCATGGTGTGTAGTTGTAATTATGTGCATAAAGATTTTTTGGTATAGCTCCTATAGACCATGCATAATTATTTCCGTCGGCAAAAACGTCTGTAATAGATACATTCTTTTTGAATTCACTTGTAACAGCCATAGCAATACACGCGGGACCGCAGCTCAGATCCTTATCTTTTCCGTTATATTCTGTTACATTAAGTTCATTATCAAACTGCGATATATTTCCCACATTCAAGATATTATTGTATTTATTGGTAATAAATACACCGTCACGAACATACTTCTTAGGAACGTCTGTATAAGTGTTCCTGCTATATAATCTATATGTATTATCGTCTATCTGATAACCATAATAAAGATTATCAAATAATACTCCGTTATTGCTGTTTGGATCCAGCTCCTTTGATTTTACCATTCCTTTATAGTTTTGTTTCAAAAACAAGTATGATGGAGATGTATCCGTGCTTCTGACATCCTCCCACGGTTAAAACCGTGGGGTTCCCAAAAACAAAACGAATAGAATAACATACATCGTTTTGTCCTACCTTTTCTTTAACCTCGAAAGCTTAAAGTGCTGAGTAGTTAAGGTACTATAGTTTGTGTTGGAGAGAGTGCAGCCACTCTCATATAAACACTTAGGCTTTGTCGAAGCCTTCCGTTGTGTATTTATGCAGTTAATTTCTTATAAATCTTAATCCCTACACTGCTGAGAGTGTTATTATCGGTTATTAATTTTTGAATTTCTTGATCATGATTATTTTTGAATTCGGAATACTGTGTTTCTAATAATTCTTTATTAAAAGAACAAAGATCACTATTGATATTTTGTATCAGAAACGCAGAGTACAGATCTCTCTGGAGCAAATCTTCTCCTATATAAACCCACCTGTCGGAAAGTTCTTTTTTAATATAACTTTCGCTGACGTGGTTGTATTGACTGGCTCTTGCTTTCACTGTATTGATATAATTGAGTACAATACCATGATTACTAAGCTTTTGTTTTAATATTGAGACAAACATTGCAGGAGCTCTGTTTGCTAATGATTTGCCAAATCTCTTTTTTGAAATATATTTGCCTTTTGCATTGGTTTTAGTTTCTTTAGACCTCTTTTGTAAAGCCTTATAGTTCATTTTCTCAATATAAAACTCATTACCATAGGAGATTATCTCATTGGCAAGTATCTCATGCTGTTGTTTTCTCTCATCAGAAGATCTTCTATGAAGATCTTGTATTTTAGCAAGAGTTCGTAAATAATTATTAGATCTGTTCCATGTTAACTTAATACCTTTTTTTATAGTTCCGTCAGAGTTGTAATTATCGGGGTTAGTATACCTTCTAGAGCGAGCAAGCTTCCTTTGATAAAGCTTTAGTTTATGGTCTATGCTCTGTACATTTTTTGCAAGTTCAAAGATACGTACCTGATTTGGTGAGGCTACTGCCATCGTTGATGTACCGGGATCAATACCTACTCTGCCGATCCCTAATTTATGTCTGAATGTTCCGTCAGGATTATATTTAGCAGGCGGTACTCCCTCAAGCACTAATTGAGCATAAAATTTTGTTTTGTTTTTTATGGTCTTTCTTACTATGCGAACATATTTAACTCTATTAGATAAACACATCTGTTCGTAAACATTGTTATTATTGATCTTTACAGGGATTTTTAGTCCTTTCCATTGTATACAGCCACCGGAATAATAGATACAAACATTTTGCTTGCCTTCAACAGAGTTCAGCTGACCGTATTTTTTGAAATGAAGCTTTCTTCCTGAGCTGTATAACATTTTATTAACAGCAGTTAATACTCTAAATGCAAGTTTTTGAGCCGAAGCTGAGTCAATGTGCATTTTAAAGTGGTTTTGCATTGGCTTAACGTCTTTTTCTAATGCAGATTTCGTAAGCTTATATTCTTTGTTCATAGATAATAATTTATCGTTATAGGCTTTTTTAGCTTTTGCTTTATCTCCGGCAGCCATTGATGAGTTGTTGACCATTTTTATCTGTTCAACACACTCGCGGTACGCTTTGGTTTTTATTAGTTCTTTGTATCGCTTTAATGCCATTCCTAAGAGGCTGTTGTATATTTGTCTTGATATTTCAAAACGTTTGTTAAGAATATTTCTATCCCGTGTTGTTGTATCCATTGGCAGCGTTAATATAAAAGTACCCATGCAACAATGGCTCCTTTCTTTAGATATCTTTAAATATATTTAGTCTTTTGAGATTCTACGTATTTTTTTATTGTTTCACTGCTTACTGCTCCGGCAGTTGAAACAAAATAACTTCGGGTCCATAGATTCTGCATTTTAGAGATTTTTTCAAATTCAGATATAAGTATACGACTGGTATATCCTTTAATATGATGCATTCGATTATACTATTATTATATATGAAAACAGAGAAAGATAAAAAGCGACCAAGAACACACGGTCTTAGTCGCTTTGAAAGAATTTATCCTCTTTCAGCAAGAATACCCCCACCTCTTTAAAAAGATACCCATATAGAAGTTTTGCCCCTTAGTGTTTCATCACATAACACTAAGGGGCATTGTGATTTTTTCGGCGGCAAATATAGATCTGAATTTGTGGATTTCAAATTCGGATTTTCATTACCATGATTTGTATATTATCTTCCGACTTATCATTTAAGTTGACCCGTCCTCAGGGGCATTATTCTTAAGCTTATCAAACCATATGCAGATACAGATCGCCAGAACAGGCAGTATCACATACTCTATGATATCTCTCGAACACTCTACTGCCTGATAAAGAAAGCCTTCGCGAGCATAACCGAACAATCCGTGGACGATCCTGAACGTGCTGTCGGCGAAAGCGTGAAGAAGCATTACGAGAAGCAGATTATCTGACAGCATATATACCGCCGCCCAAAACATTCCAATACACATTGTAGACGGAACCTGGATCAGAGGATTTTCGCCAAAAGCGATGTTGGGAGCATGTCCCAGACCGAAGAACAGACCTGTAACCAAAACAGTGAACAGCCTTCTTTTCACTGTGCTTATATTAAATTTGATAAGACCGTTCATCATGAGTCCTCTCTGAACGCCTTCTTCATAGAACCCGGTTGCAAACTGCTGAACGATCAATATGCTGAGCGTTACAATATATCTTGTTGTAAAAACGGTTGCAATAAATATATTCAGGAAAGGAAGCA
It includes:
- a CDS encoding HU family DNA-binding protein, producing MNKAELINVIAEKGGYTKKEADKVLTTVLDTIAGALENGEKVTLVGFGTFEVRERAAKVALNPVTKAPVDVPARKVPAFKAGQALKEAVAKAKNKK
- a CDS encoding dockerin, yielding MVKSKELDPNSNNGVLFDNLYYGYQIDDNTYRLYSRNTYTDVPKKYVRDGVFITNKYNNILNVGNISQFDNELNVTEYNGKDKDLSCGPACIAMAVTSEFKKNVSITDVFADGNNYAWSIGAIPKNLYAHNYNYTPWNFEWCEAGGNGTTLNGMFRLMQIYADREGKTAVSPVVNYYESNNKTIDKIDKALSEGHTVVASVLFNSRYVAFNGYSNTIRAAANFLPANPFIHYVVIAGECDGSGKYDGYYAVADPYKKALKDINGNLVCDDINSGLTIVRKQTMAGSINQMYDSWYRGIVYVK
- a CDS encoding CPBP family intramembrane glutamic endopeptidase; its protein translation is MKNYDKQTIAQIRKPIVQAAIIMLVFYAIEIPMVHFNVFPDVNTRYIADTIIRAAGGTAGLILLNGYSKRGESKCTLKQLFTNKISGKTWLIMIPQIINILLPFLNIFIATVFTTRYIVTLSILIVQQFATGFYEEGVQRGLMMNGLIKFNISTVKRRLFTVLVTGLFFGLGHAPNIAFGENPLIQVPSTMCIGMFWAAVYMLSDNLLLVMLLHAFADSTFRIVHGLFGYAREGFLYQAVECSRDIIEYVILPVLAICICIWFDKLKNNAPEDGST